The following are encoded in a window of Panthera leo isolate Ple1 chromosome B2, P.leo_Ple1_pat1.1, whole genome shotgun sequence genomic DNA:
- the LOC122219371 gene encoding putative olfactory receptor 2B8, whose amino-acid sequence MYPKNGSSFTGFILLGFSDRPQLERVLFVVLLIFYLLTLLGNTTIIALSRLDPHLQTPMYFFLSNLSFLDLCYTTSIVPQLLVHLRGADKSISFAACVAQLFVSLGLGSTECILLGVMAFDRYAAVCRPLHYTVIMHPRLCALMGSASWFIGFANSLLQTVLTFLVPLCGRNKIDHFLCEVPPLLKLACVDTTVNESELFFVGVIILLIPVALITFSYGRIVRAVLRIKSAAGQRKAFGTCGSHLTVVSLFYGTAIYAYLQPSNNYSQDQGKFISLFYTIVTPMVNPFIYTLRNKDVTGAMRKVFCGGYDSK is encoded by the coding sequence ATGTACCCGAAAAATGGAAGTTCTTTCACTGGCTTTATCCTGCTGGGTTTCTCTGACCGGCCTCAGCTGGAGCGAGTCCTCTTTGTGGTTCTTCTGATCTTCTATCTGCTCACCCTCCTGGGAAACACAACCATCATTGCATTGTCCCGCCTGGACCCACACCTGCAGactcccatgtactttttcctgtCCAACCTAAGCTTTCTGGACCTGTGTTACACGACCAGCATTGTTCCTCAGCTGCTGGTTCATCTCAGGGGAGCAGACAAGTCTATCTCCTTTGCTGCCTGTGTAGCTCAGCTGTTCGTCTCTCTAGGGTTGGGATCCACAGAATGCATTCTGTTAGGGGTGATGGCATTTGACCGCTATGCAGCCGTCTGCAGACCCCTGCACTACACAGTGATCATGCACCCCCGTCTCTGTGCCCTGATGGGTTCTGCGTCATGGTTCATTGGTTTTGCCAACTCATTGTTGCAGACGGTGCTCACCTTCCTTGTACCACTTtgtgggagaaataaaatagaccaCTTCCTTTGTGAGGTTCCCCCACTGCTCAAGCTTGCCTGTGTTGACACCACTGTGAATGAGTCTGAGCTCTTCTTTGTCGGTGTGATCATTCTTCTCATACCTGTAGCATTAATCACGTTCTCCTATGGTCGAATCGTCAGGGCAGTGTTAAGAATAAAGTCAGCTGCTGGACAGAGGAAAGCCTTTGGGACATGTGGGTCCCACCTCACGGTGGTTTCCCTTTTCTACGGCACGGCGATCTATGCTTATCTCCAGCCCAGCAACAACTACTCCCAGGATCAGGGCaagttcatttctctcttctacaCCATCGTCACCCCCATGGTCAACCCCTTCATATATACCCTGCGGAACAAGGATGTGACGGGAGCAATGAGGAAGGTGTTCTGTGGGGGCTATGACTCCAAATGA